One Nonomuraea angiospora DNA segment encodes these proteins:
- a CDS encoding GNAT family N-acetyltransferase, protein MEIRNLIAEDLDDVLDLRRRSFGPLPPGDNEKWRRAVLPALGEGRYLGAFDGSRLAAAARLRRFTQWWHGRPQPMAGVAGVTVNPEDRGRGVGSLIMRAVVERAAALGDAVSALYPATTPIYRSVGFEHAGGQYKVRLPAEALRQIRPSGQVKLRRMGPDDAGEVVSLLHRVHSATRASGPISWDEATWSLWLENKDDFLYLAEDGFVVYRWRGDDMQVENLVAGSAETARALWSLVGSASSVARKVVAAVAPDDPVLWMLRERSSEEVRQSRWMFRVLDVAAAVERRGFPAYVSCEAVLTVDDPLGGGGSWRLEVAGGSGAVTPVEGAGVTLSVNGFSALYAGVPTATLRLSGLMSGDDRYDEALDTAFAAKPYMLDYF, encoded by the coding sequence GTGGAGATTCGCAACCTGATCGCTGAAGACCTCGACGACGTTCTTGACCTGCGCAGGCGCTCGTTCGGGCCGCTGCCCCCCGGCGACAACGAGAAGTGGCGCCGGGCGGTGCTCCCGGCGCTCGGCGAGGGCCGCTATCTGGGCGCGTTCGACGGCTCCAGGCTCGCCGCGGCCGCCCGGTTGCGGCGGTTCACGCAGTGGTGGCACGGCAGGCCGCAGCCGATGGCGGGCGTCGCGGGCGTCACCGTCAATCCCGAGGACCGGGGCCGTGGCGTCGGCAGCCTGATCATGCGGGCCGTCGTGGAGCGGGCCGCGGCGCTGGGTGACGCGGTCTCGGCGCTTTATCCGGCCACCACGCCGATCTACCGCTCGGTCGGCTTCGAGCACGCCGGTGGCCAGTACAAGGTCCGGCTCCCGGCCGAGGCGCTGCGCCAGATCCGGCCGTCCGGGCAGGTCAAGCTGCGCAGGATGGGCCCGGATGACGCGGGCGAGGTCGTCTCCCTGCTGCACCGCGTCCACTCGGCCACCCGCGCCAGCGGGCCCATCTCCTGGGACGAGGCCACCTGGTCCCTGTGGCTGGAGAACAAGGACGACTTCCTCTACCTGGCCGAGGACGGCTTCGTCGTCTACCGGTGGCGGGGCGACGACATGCAGGTGGAGAACCTGGTCGCGGGCTCGGCCGAGACCGCCCGGGCGCTCTGGTCGCTGGTGGGCAGCGCGTCCTCCGTCGCCCGCAAAGTCGTGGCCGCCGTGGCTCCGGACGACCCGGTGCTGTGGATGCTGCGGGAGCGGTCCAGCGAGGAGGTGCGGCAGTCGCGGTGGATGTTCAGGGTGCTGGACGTGGCCGCCGCGGTCGAGCGGCGGGGCTTTCCGGCGTACGTGAGCTGCGAGGCCGTGCTCACCGTGGACGATCCGCTGGGCGGCGGGGGGTCGTGGCGGCTGGAGGTCGCGGGCGGGTCCGGTGCGGTGACGCCCGTCGAGGGGGCCGGGGTCACGCTCTCGGTGAACGGGTTCTCGGCGCTGTACGCGGGGGTGCCGACGGCGACGCTGCGGTTGAGCGGGCTGATGTCCGGTGACGACCGCTACGACGAGGCGCTCGACACGGCCTTCGCCGCCAAGCCGTACATGCTGGACTACTTCTGA
- a CDS encoding MFS transporter, giving the protein MSVWATAFAAVVAFMGIGLVDPILPSIAQGLKATPSQVSLLFTSYFLVTAVAMLLTGWVSSRIGGKRTLLAGLALVIVFAALAGTSTSVGELVGFRAGWGLGNALFVATALAVIVGAASGGAEAAIILYEAALGLGISAGPLVGALLGDWNWRAPFFGTATLMAVGFVLIVTLLRATPKPAARTSLAAPIKALAHGGLSTTAFTALFYNFAFFTVLAFTPFILHMSPYGIGAVFFGWGVCVALASVFGAPPLQRRIGSVNVLHLALALLAVFQVGIALSGHTGIIVFTVLSGIPIGLNNTVFTESAMEVSDAPRPVASAGYNFVRWMGGALAPFIATKLGEEIGVAVPYALGAACCFVGMAILYFRRHHLRVLNRVDADHTLQDAVAPAG; this is encoded by the coding sequence GTGTCCGTCTGGGCCACCGCGTTCGCCGCGGTCGTGGCCTTCATGGGCATCGGCCTCGTCGACCCCATCCTCCCCTCCATCGCCCAAGGTCTGAAGGCCACGCCCAGCCAGGTGTCGCTGCTGTTCACCAGCTACTTCCTGGTGACGGCGGTGGCGATGCTGCTCACCGGCTGGGTCTCCAGCCGCATCGGCGGCAAGCGGACGCTGCTGGCCGGGCTCGCCCTCGTCATCGTCTTCGCCGCGCTCGCCGGCACCTCCACCAGCGTCGGCGAGCTCGTCGGCTTCCGCGCCGGCTGGGGCCTGGGCAACGCGCTGTTCGTGGCCACCGCGCTGGCAGTCATCGTGGGCGCGGCCAGCGGCGGCGCGGAGGCGGCGATCATCCTGTACGAGGCCGCGCTCGGCCTGGGCATCTCCGCCGGCCCGCTGGTGGGCGCCCTGCTCGGCGACTGGAACTGGCGGGCCCCGTTCTTCGGCACCGCCACCCTCATGGCCGTCGGCTTCGTACTGATCGTCACCCTGCTCAGGGCCACCCCCAAGCCCGCCGCCAGGACGAGCCTCGCCGCGCCGATCAAGGCGCTCGCCCACGGCGGCCTGTCCACCACGGCCTTCACCGCGCTCTTCTACAACTTCGCGTTCTTCACCGTGCTGGCCTTCACCCCGTTCATCCTGCACATGTCGCCCTACGGCATCGGCGCCGTCTTCTTCGGGTGGGGCGTGTGCGTGGCGCTGGCCTCGGTGTTCGGCGCGCCGCCGCTGCAGCGCAGGATCGGCTCGGTGAACGTGCTGCACCTGGCGCTGGCGCTGCTGGCAGTGTTCCAGGTCGGCATCGCGCTGTCCGGGCACACCGGGATCATCGTGTTCACCGTGCTGTCCGGCATCCCCATCGGCCTCAACAACACCGTGTTCACCGAGTCGGCCATGGAGGTCTCCGACGCGCCCAGGCCCGTCGCCTCCGCCGGCTACAACTTCGTGCGCTGGATGGGCGGCGCGCTGGCCCCGTTCATCGCCACCAAGCTGGGCGAGGAGATCGGCGTCGCCGTGCCGTACGCGCTGGGCGCCGCCTGCTGCTTCGTCGGCATGGCCATCCTCTACTTCCGGCGCCACCACCTGCGCGTCCTGAACCGGGTGGACGCCGACCACACGCTCCAGGACGCGGTGGCTCCCGCTGGTTGA
- a CDS encoding MarR family winged helix-turn-helix transcriptional regulator encodes MRDDPTRLAEQVSTVLRHLVLLLRRTVAGQPVTSQQYAVLGSLEPGPRRMTELAEEHAVQLPTMTVQINRLEDAGLVARGSDPADARVRTVELTGEGRERLLAVRRARIAHLSQELAALTDDERATLAAALPVLAKLGRNPR; translated from the coding sequence ATGAGGGACGACCCCACCCGCCTGGCCGAGCAGGTCTCCACGGTGCTGCGCCACCTGGTCCTCCTGCTCAGGCGCACCGTCGCCGGCCAGCCCGTCACCAGCCAGCAGTACGCCGTGCTCGGCTCGCTCGAACCCGGCCCGCGCCGCATGACCGAGCTGGCCGAGGAGCACGCCGTCCAGCTGCCCACGATGACCGTGCAGATCAACCGCCTGGAGGACGCCGGCCTGGTGGCGCGCGGCTCCGACCCGGCCGACGCCCGCGTCAGGACGGTCGAGCTGACCGGCGAGGGCCGCGAGCGGCTGCTGGCCGTCCGGCGGGCCAGGATCGCCCACCTCAGCCAGGAGCTGGCCGCGCTCACCGACGACGAGCGCGCCACGCTGGCGGCCGCGCTGCCCGTCCTGGCCAAGCTCGGCCGAAACCCCCGGTAA
- a CDS encoding endonuclease/exonuclease/phosphatase family protein, which translates to MVGPVLLLVAGLLGAPARAELSVMTWNVCAGTNAACPLYRAGALELAQSIGGYAIKNGPPDVIFLQEFCTGAAGTLELWLEQRTGRAWTIGSWGLTSHDGTPYACHPDRLGRPRGAQSIAVAVAGDPAEDGAAFEVHPLPAPPWYVKRAVLCATVPARKVRACGTHLSSGRADDDRQPGAPYRTRQIRRLLEIAAEPGHRTILGGDLNVAPPDSGYGAAAGRRAVAPLYRAYQECDQRGARRTGRWTREGKKLDYLFAPKGTVRTCRVARDVTLSDHKPVHVKVAL; encoded by the coding sequence ATGGTGGGACCTGTCCTGTTACTCGTGGCCGGCCTGCTCGGGGCGCCCGCACGGGCCGAGCTGTCCGTGATGACCTGGAACGTCTGCGCGGGCACCAACGCGGCGTGCCCCCTCTACCGCGCGGGCGCGCTCGAACTCGCGCAGAGCATCGGCGGGTACGCGATCAAGAACGGCCCCCCTGACGTGATCTTCCTGCAGGAGTTCTGCACGGGCGCGGCCGGCACGCTCGAACTCTGGCTCGAACAGCGCACCGGCCGCGCCTGGACCATCGGCTCATGGGGCCTGACCTCCCACGACGGCACCCCGTACGCCTGCCACCCCGACCGCCTCGGCCGCCCGCGCGGCGCGCAGAGCATCGCGGTCGCCGTGGCGGGCGACCCAGCCGAGGACGGGGCCGCCTTCGAGGTCCACCCGCTGCCCGCCCCGCCCTGGTACGTCAAGCGCGCCGTCCTCTGCGCCACCGTCCCCGCCAGGAAGGTGCGCGCCTGCGGCACCCACCTGTCCTCCGGCCGCGCCGACGACGACCGGCAGCCCGGCGCCCCCTACCGGACCAGGCAGATCAGGCGGCTGCTCGAGATCGCGGCCGAGCCGGGACACCGGACGATCCTCGGCGGAGACCTCAACGTGGCGCCCCCGGACAGCGGATACGGCGCCGCCGCCGGTCGCCGGGCCGTCGCGCCGCTCTACCGCGCGTACCAGGAATGCGACCAGCGCGGCGCGCGGCGCACCGGCCGGTGGACCAGGGAGGGTAAAAAGCTCGATTACCTGTTCGCCCCCAAGGGCACGGTGCGGACCTGCCGCGTCGCACGGGACGTGACGCTGTCCGACCACAAGCCCGTCCATGTCAAAGTGGCCCTTTAG
- a CDS encoding carbohydrate ABC transporter permease — protein sequence MTSPTPPQAPSPALGWLLAVPALFGTLISLVLPTIQTIWLSLQRGGVLRESTYVGFANYGKLLGDGEFWRAAWFTLSLVAMPLLVAVVVAPLLAVALDRAGTWPRRAGRIALSLAIVTFSPVGVAAAWTRGLAPDAPGLAGLAEGLRDPATAPGTLRLIVAAGTFGVVCALAVMAFLPALRAGSVPQGFSGDSRGGAAPAMLAVGVLVAIATVAVGLQTFSFGLVLTRGGPERSTETLAGLEYDFAFRMAEFGPGASVATLTGVILGVLGIVATVVVAASRLSVTLTPRTVPEPGAAAPTPPAEVTAGRGAGGVGMAVGIVVLVVFLAVALVCAWPWIDGVLASPASEAGSPRSQVNTWVPAIGGAVVSVGVAYLAALGIGGLRPLGRGSEWLLLVFAPWLFVGTGPLGVANWQNMRNMGLIDTFLALFPPLLVSVPALLVLTLLCKGLAERTDKDFFGGVFVPSLPMAGILAGAVALMNAQDLLWPLLVAQKPALFTAPVAQMAQLGSFSAAKPDVGAATPLLVVAVALIAAVAAQLLYLDRLAITTNRSRARAGAA from the coding sequence GTGACTTCCCCCACCCCTCCACAGGCCCCCTCTCCGGCGCTCGGCTGGCTGCTGGCCGTGCCCGCGCTGTTCGGCACGCTGATCTCGCTCGTGCTCCCCACGATCCAGACGATCTGGCTCAGCCTGCAGAGGGGCGGCGTCCTGCGCGAGAGCACGTACGTGGGGTTCGCCAACTACGGCAAGCTGCTGGGCGACGGCGAGTTCTGGCGGGCGGCGTGGTTCACGCTGTCGCTGGTCGCGATGCCGTTGCTGGTGGCCGTGGTGGTGGCGCCGCTGCTGGCGGTGGCGCTCGACCGGGCGGGCACGTGGCCGCGGCGGGCCGGGCGGATCGCGCTGTCGCTGGCGATCGTCACGTTCTCGCCGGTGGGGGTGGCGGCGGCCTGGACGCGCGGGCTGGCGCCGGACGCGCCCGGCCTGGCGGGGCTGGCCGAAGGGCTGCGCGATCCCGCGACCGCGCCTGGAACGCTCCGGCTGATCGTCGCGGCCGGCACGTTCGGGGTGGTGTGCGCGCTGGCGGTCATGGCGTTCCTGCCCGCCCTGCGCGCCGGCTCCGTCCCGCAGGGCTTTTCTGGGGACTCTCGCGGCGGTGCGGCGCCCGCGATGCTCGCGGTGGGCGTGCTCGTCGCGATCGCCACGGTCGCGGTCGGGCTCCAGACGTTCTCCTTCGGCCTCGTGCTCACCCGGGGAGGCCCTGAGCGCTCCACAGAGACGCTCGCGGGGCTGGAGTACGACTTCGCCTTCCGGATGGCCGAGTTCGGCCCTGGCGCGTCCGTTGCGACCCTCACGGGGGTGATCCTCGGCGTGCTGGGCATCGTCGCGACGGTCGTCGTGGCGGCCTCGAGGCTGAGCGTCACGCTGACGCCGCGTACCGTACCGGAGCCGGGCGCGGCCGCGCCGACCCCGCCCGCGGAGGTGACCGCCGGGCGTGGTGCCGGGGGCGTCGGGATGGCCGTCGGGATCGTGGTGCTGGTGGTCTTCCTCGCCGTCGCGCTCGTGTGCGCCTGGCCGTGGATCGACGGCGTGCTCGCCTCGCCCGCCTCGGAGGCGGGTTCCCCGCGTTCCCAGGTGAACACGTGGGTGCCGGCGATCGGCGGAGCGGTCGTCTCGGTGGGCGTCGCCTACCTGGCCGCGCTCGGGATCGGCGGCCTGCGGCCGCTGGGGCGGGGGAGCGAGTGGCTGCTGCTGGTGTTCGCGCCGTGGTTGTTCGTCGGCACGGGGCCCCTCGGCGTCGCGAACTGGCAGAACATGCGCAACATGGGCCTCATCGACACCTTCCTGGCCCTCTTCCCGCCCCTCCTCGTCAGCGTCCCGGCCCTGCTCGTGCTCACGCTCCTGTGCAAGGGGCTGGCCGAGCGCACCGACAAGGACTTCTTCGGCGGCGTGTTCGTCCCGTCGCTGCCCATGGCGGGCATCCTCGCCGGAGCCGTCGCCCTGATGAACGCCCAGGACCTGCTCTGGCCGCTGCTGGTCGCGCAGAAACCCGCGTTGTTCACCGCGCCGGTGGCGCAGATGGCCCAGCTCGGCTCCTTCTCCGCGGCGAAGCCCGACGTCGGCGCCGCCACGCCGCTGCTCGTCGTCGCCGTCGCGCTGATCGCCGCCGTGGCCGCCCAGCTGCTCTACCTCGACAGGCTCGCCATCACGACGAACCGCTCCCGGGCGCGCGCCGGCGCCGCGTAG
- the pdxT gene encoding pyridoxal 5'-phosphate synthase glutaminase subunit PdxT, with amino-acid sequence MPTIGVLALQGDVREHARMLQEAGASATAVRRPAELDAIDGLVIPGGESTTMWKLAETFDMLEPLRLRIKEGMPAYGSCAGMIMLADRIEDGVAGQQTIGGIDMVVRRNAFGRQVDSFESDLDFAGERVHAVFIRAPWVESLGGDVEVLGRCEPGDRIVAVRQGPLLATSFHPELTGDTRVHRYFVDMVREL; translated from the coding sequence GTGCCCACGATCGGTGTACTCGCTCTCCAGGGAGACGTGCGCGAGCATGCGCGCATGCTTCAGGAGGCAGGAGCGTCGGCCACCGCCGTGCGCCGGCCCGCCGAGCTGGACGCGATCGACGGCCTGGTCATCCCCGGCGGGGAGTCGACCACCATGTGGAAGCTCGCCGAGACCTTCGACATGCTGGAGCCGCTGCGGCTGCGGATCAAGGAAGGCATGCCCGCCTACGGCTCGTGCGCCGGCATGATCATGCTGGCCGACAGGATCGAGGACGGCGTCGCCGGACAGCAGACGATCGGCGGCATCGACATGGTGGTCAGGCGCAACGCGTTCGGCCGCCAGGTCGACTCCTTCGAGTCCGACCTGGACTTCGCGGGGGAGCGGGTGCACGCGGTGTTCATCCGCGCTCCCTGGGTCGAATCCCTCGGCGGCGACGTCGAAGTGCTGGGCAGGTGCGAGCCTGGGGATAGGATCGTCGCGGTCCGTCAAGGGCCGCTGCTCGCGACGTCGTTCCACCCCGAGCTGACCGGGGACACGCGCGTGCACCGTTACTTCGTAGACATGGTGAGGGAGCTCTAG
- a CDS encoding YebC/PmpR family DNA-binding transcriptional regulator codes for MSGHSKWATTKHKKAALDAKRGKLFAKLIKNIEVAARTGGPDPDANPTLFDAIFKAKKNSVPNDNIERARKRGGGLEAGGADWQTIMYEGYAPGGVAVLIECLTDNRNRAASEVRVALTRNGGSLADPGSVSYMFNRKGVVIVPKQNGLDEDTVLMAVLDAGAEEVNDLGESFEVVSEAGDLVPVRKALQDAGIDYDSAESSFLPTMSVPLDEEGAKKVFRLIDALEDSDDVQNVFANFDVPDDVLAALD; via the coding sequence ATGTCCGGCCACTCCAAATGGGCGACGACGAAGCACAAGAAGGCCGCGCTCGACGCCAAGCGCGGCAAGCTGTTCGCGAAGCTCATCAAGAACATCGAGGTGGCGGCACGGACCGGTGGCCCCGACCCGGACGCCAACCCCACCCTCTTCGACGCCATCTTCAAGGCGAAGAAGAACTCCGTGCCCAACGACAACATCGAGCGCGCCCGCAAGCGCGGCGGCGGCCTCGAGGCCGGTGGCGCCGACTGGCAGACCATCATGTACGAGGGCTACGCGCCCGGCGGCGTCGCGGTGCTCATCGAGTGCCTCACCGACAACCGCAACCGCGCCGCCTCCGAGGTCCGCGTCGCGCTGACCCGCAACGGCGGCTCGCTGGCCGACCCCGGGTCCGTCTCCTACATGTTCAACCGCAAGGGCGTCGTGATCGTGCCCAAGCAGAACGGGCTCGACGAGGACACTGTGCTCATGGCCGTCCTCGACGCGGGCGCCGAGGAGGTCAACGACCTGGGCGAGTCGTTCGAGGTCGTCTCCGAGGCCGGTGACCTGGTGCCGGTCCGCAAGGCGCTGCAGGACGCCGGGATCGACTACGACTCGGCCGAGTCGAGCTTCCTGCCGACGATGAGCGTGCCGCTCGACGAGGAGGGCGCCAAGAAGGTGTTCCGCCTCATCGACGCGCTGGAGGACAGCGACGACGTCCAGAACGTCTTCGCCAACTTCGACGTGCCGGACGACGTGCTGGCGGCGCTGGACTAG